A window of the Labrus mixtus chromosome 8, fLabMix1.1, whole genome shotgun sequence genome harbors these coding sequences:
- the LOC132978898 gene encoding angiopoietin-related protein 3-like → MKITVITVLLVLAATCVPSLCGTTQQPDPLPRAPAETRSRFAPLDDVRLLANGLLQLGQSMREFVQKTKGQISDIIQKLHIFDSSFYQLSVLASEIKEEEEELKKTTVVLMANNEEIKGLSVDINTKVDNFLQEKSSLQSKVEGLEDKLSSLTTGLMTNKQVAEINGLREVIMSQEQSITKLLEAVRDQSDQLSHQRSKIKILEEKLTANTVAQETIERTSEMFYSEAQTLTPFLTSGSTSNTDNKDLPSDCSELFDRGEQVSGVYAIKPKGSEPFMVFCDMSRGFGATVIQRRKDGSVNFDQVWQRYEDGFGDFQSEFWLGLRKLYSLASQGNSVLHIQLEDWKQDRRVMEYRFHLDGPESNYTILLTHLSGDLPDCMSNHSGMMFSTKDRDNDRLQESNCALNHSGGWWLNACGEANLNGRYFHMRPRGRSERRRGIQWRPGQKYSSSLKFTQISVHSGASSISSSSLETGIFQ, encoded by the exons ATGAAAATAACAGTCATTACCGTGCTGTTAGTCCTAGCTGCTACCTGTGTCCCTTCCCTCTGTGGAACCACCCAGCAGCCTGACCCCCTTCCCCGAGCCCCAGCTGAAACCCGGTCCCGTTTTGCCCCTCTAGATGATGTGCGTCTCCTCGCCAACGGTCTCTTGCAGCTGGGTCAGAGTATGCGGGAGTTTGTGCAAAAGACAAAGGGGCAGATAAGTGACATCATCCAGAAGCTCCACATCTTCGACAGCTCCTTCTACCAGCTGTCGGTGCTCGCTAGTGAAatcaaagaggaggaagaggagctgaagaagaccaCTGTGGTGTTAATGGCCAACAATGAGGAGATCAAGGGTCTGTCTGTAGATATCAATACCAAAGTGGACAACTTCCTGCAGGAGAAGAGCAGTCTACAGAGTAAGGTGGAGGGTCTGGAGGATAAGCTGAGCAGTCTGACAACTGGCCTGATGACAAACAAGCAGGTGGCAGAGATCAACGGCCTCAGG GAGGTGATCATGAGCCAGGAGCAAAGCATCACAAAGCTGCTGGAGGCTGTGAGGGACCAGAGTGACCAGCTGAGCCACCAGAGGTCAAAGATCAAGATCCTGGAGGAGAAG CTTACAGCCAACACTGTGGCTCAAGAGACCATTGAGAGGACGTCTGAAATGTTCTACAGCGaagcacaaacactgacacctTTTCTGACCTCTGGCTCCACCAGCAACACTGACAATAAgg atctGCCATCAGACTGCAGCGAGCTGTTCGACAGAGGGGAGCAGGTCAGTGGAGTTTATGCCATCAAGCCCAAAGGATCAGAGCCCTTCATGGTCTTCTGTGACATGAGCAGAG GCTTTGGAGCAACAGTCATCCAGAGACGGAAGGACGGTTCTGTGAATTTTGATCAAGTCTGGCAGAGATATGAAGATGGGTTTGGAGATTTTCAAA GCGAGTTCTGGCTCGGCCTGAGAAAGCTCTACTCTCTGGCCTCTCAGGGAAACTCAGTCCTTCACATCCAGCTGGAGGACTGGAAACAGGACAGGCGTGTCATGGAATACAGATTTCACCTTGATGGACCAGAGAGCAACTACACCATTCTCCTCACACATCTGTCTGGAGATCTGCCCGACTGCATGAGCAACCACAGCGGCATGATGTTCTCAACCAAGGACAGAGACAATGACAGACTGCAGGAGTCCAACTGTGCCCTAAACCACTCAG GTGGATGGTGGCTTAACGCCTGTGGAGAGGCCAACCTCAATGGAAGATATTTCCACATGAGACCTCGGGGACGATCAGAGCGGAGGAGAGGGATCCAATGGAGGCCTGGCCAAAAATATTCTTCCTCACTAAAGTTCACCCAGATATCTGTCCACTCTGGGGCCTCAtccatttcctcttcctcccttgaAACAGGCATCTTTCAGTGA
- the LOC132978897 gene encoding KN motif and ankyrin repeat domain-containing protein 4-like produces the protein MMERQHKPMENGIKGKPPYSVETPYGFQLDLDFLKYVDDIEKGNTIKRVPIQRRSKGPRASTLPRNLNPSGCGYRPSPWGSTGALGPRSKLSDAYHHNYISWANDHRTLLSPTGLKSLAEMEARIKEFDEQPLGEHIRPHLLRASSLPLTVLLRQGSESTDDPGSLRSSRDNLEERNISCEDVFYSPASPRPQDCSELLRRLTEALERVGELELEMRVIPELRAQICILQEERERLRLGLNKNIRTPSINGSTDSVHYDISDIKRPRHESHLMFPRNNGFHQECSNPSHEWRTSTDLDELLTVTSLQAKVAVLEQKLHETGLELQRALGLLKEQQDESRRKEENIEHLVRNPGVWVRAERVVVDQDGDETVVRAIEPNNQVSRSQYASNSARTVLTNEQLSPRKDSDSSEKSSLESVGLIGASETAMVMHHIKKIKRLLDQQWECLCSDHHSQEESKPLKHPNPKVNSLQQEMIGLVDILTSYYTQHGNKDDERSQHRASKSIMRTDGCYLMSESPHSGGVNERGNLDGQHSVNQHKQKERLISPWEMADVQVDADPGKRWMDEKKQMSPDREMISGAVGSRQTDGVEASVKAETQEKTAKMKPRSPGEQMEGHSGSETTTGARGIVTADFVAACQFLKDHMDNMDNPNEDMRKALVVCFQHWFSAAAEESSVASRLAVYLREVKKATPSLLAFLVNLADDNSNTVLHYSVSHCNYNIVSMLLDTGVSDLNLQNNAGYTPVMLAALTAPDGPGGMEVVRKLMEQGNIHTRSSQTGQTALHLAVRHGRVVMVRLLLSCGADTNIQDNQGNTALMFAAERGHTHIARLLLERSQCDLTLTDKRGQTALSIATQGSHTDTAALLQAHAKARAL, from the exons atgatGGAGAGACAACATAAACCAATGGAAAATGGAATAAAAGGGAAGCCCCCATACTCGGTAGAAACCCCTTATGGCTTCCAACTTGATCTGGACTTCCTGAAATATGTGGATGACATAGAGAAGGGTAACACAATCAAAAGAGTCCCCATCCAGCGCCGAAGCAAGGGCCCAAGGGCAAGCACTCTACCCCGGAACCTCAACCCTTCTGGGTGTGGCTACCGCCCGAGTCCCTGGGGTTCTACTGGAGCTCTTGGCCCTAGGTCCAAATTATCAGATGCCTATCATCACAACTACATATCCTGGGCAAATGATCACAGGACGCTACTTTCTCCTACAGGACTCAAATCCCTGGCAGAGATGGAAGCCAGAATCAAGGAGTTTGATGAGCAACCTTTAGGTGAACACATCAGACCTCATCTCCTCCGTGCCTCAAGTCTTCCACTAACAGTACTGCTGAGACAGGGATCAGAATCCACCGACGACCCTGGCAGCCTCCGAAGTTCCAGGGATAACCTTGAAGAAAGGAATATTTCTTGTGAAGACGTCTTTTACTCGCCAGCAAGCCCTCGACCCCAGGACTGCTCAGAGTTGTTGAGGCGCCTGACAGAGGCCCTTGAACGTGTGGGAGAGCTTGAGTTGGAGATGAGGGTAATTCCAGAGCTCAGGGCCCAGATCTGTATCCTTCAGGAGGAAAGGGAAAGACTACGTTTGGGCCTGAATAAAAATATCCGAACTCCTTCAATTAATGGTAGCACAGACTCAGTCCACTATGACATATCGGACATCAAAAGGCCACGACATGAAAGTCACCTTATGTTCCCTAGAAATAATGGTTTCCATCAAGAATGCTCCAATCCATCACATGAGTGGAGGACTAGTACAGATCTGGATGAGCTGCTGACGGTGACTTCCCTGCAGGCTAAGGTAGCTGTACTAGAGCAGAAGCTTCATGAGACTGGCCTGGAGCTACAGAGAGCATTAGGACTGCTAAAGGAGCAGCAGGATGAGAGcagaagaaaggaggaaaatattGAGCATCTGGTCAGGAATCCTGGAGTTTGGGTCCGTGCAGAGAGAGTGGTGGTAGACCAGGATGGAGATGAGACAGTGGTGAGAGCCATTGAACCAAATAATCAAGTGTCAAGAAGTCAATATGCATCAAACTCTGCAAGAACGGTTCTTACAAATGAACAACTAAGCCCACGAAAAGACTCTGATTCCTCTGAAAAGAGCTCATTGGAGTCCGTTGGACTTATAGGGGCTTCAGAAACAGCTATGGTCATGCACCACATCAAGAAGATCAAGCGGCTCCTGGATCAGCAGTgggagtgtttgtgttcagaccATCATTCACAAGAGGAGAGTAAACCTCTAAAGCACCCAAATCCTAAAGTCAACTCTCTGCAGCAGGAGATGATAGGACTTGTTGACATCCTCACCTCATATTACACCCAGCATGGAAACAAGGATGATGAGAGGAGTCAACACAGAG CCTCTAAATCCATCATGAGGACAGATGGATGTTACTTGATGTCTGAAAGCCCACATTCTGGGGGCGTTAATGAAAG AGGAAATCTGGATGGGCAGCACAGTGTGAACCAGCACAAGCAGAAGGAGAGACTCATCAGCCCTTGGGAGATGGCTGATGTCCAGGTGGACGCTGACCCAGGcaagagatggatggatgaaaagaaGCAAATGAGCCCAGACAGAGAGATGATATCAGGAGCAGTTGGATCCAGGCAGACAGATGGAGTTGAAGCGTCTGTCAAAGCTGAGACTCAAGAGAAAACAGCCAAGATGAAACCCAGGTCCCCAGGAGAACAGATGGAGGGTCATTCAGGCTCAGAAACCACCACTGGGGCCAG GGGGATAGTGACTGCGGATTTTGTGGCTGCTTGTCAGTTCCTCAAAGATCACATGGACAACATGGATAACCCCAATGAAGACATG AGGAAGGCCCTGGTGGTGTGTTTTCAGCACTGGTtcagtgcagcagcagaggagtcGTCAGTAGCCAGCAGGTTGGCTGTGTACCTGAGAGAAGTAAAGAAGGCCACCCCTTCTCTACTGGCCTTCTTAGTCAACCTGGCTGACGACAACAGCAACACAGTGCTGCATTATAGTGTCTCCCACTGTAACTACAACATTGTCAGCATGCTGCTGGACACAG gTGTGAGTGACTTAAATCTTCAGAACAACGCAGGTTATACGCCAGTAATGTTGGCCGCACTGACAGCACCTGACGGACCTGGTGGGATGGAGGTGGTCCGCAAGCTGATGGAACAGGGCAACATCCACACTCGCTCTAGCCAG ACAGGCCAAACAGCTCTGCACTTGGCGGTGAGACACGGGCGAGTTGTGATGGTTCGCCTGCTGCTGAGCTGCGGAGCGGACACTAACATCCAGGACAACCAGGGAAACACAGCCCTGATGTTTGCTGCTGagaggggacacacacacatcgcaaggctgctgctggagaggagccagtgtgatctcacactgactgaCAAG CGTGGACAAACTGCACTCTCCATCGCCACGCAAGGTTCCCACACTGACACAGCAGCCCTCCTGCAGGCCCACGCTAAAGCTCGAGCTTTGTAG
- the LOC132978899 gene encoding phosphoglucomutase-1-like: protein MDNSPLQVLTIPTAPYPDQRPGTNGLRKKVFVFQSRRNYLHNFIQSIFSSIDLRDRQGSTVVVGGDGRFFNQTAIEVIGQMAAANGVGRLIIGHHGIMSTPAISCVIRKYKAIGGIVLTASHNPGGPDGDFGIKFNTANGGPANDGVTNKIFQISRTIEEFAICPGLKVDLTTLGKQMFDLENKFKPFTVEIVDSVESYANLLRNIFDFSALKELLSGQNHIKIRLDAMHGVMGPYVRRIICEELGCPANSAINCVPLEDFGGQYPDPNLTYAAELMDSMRDGQYDFGAAFDGDGDRNMILGKHGFFVTPPDSVAVIADNIFCIPYFQHTGVRGFARSMPTSAALDRVAKATKIELYETPTGWKFFGNLMDAGRLSLCGEESFGTGGDHIREKDGLWAVLAWLSILAYRRQGVEDILKDHWMKYGRNYFTRYDYENVDIDAACEMMEDLEILIADKSFARQRFAVEDKIYQVEKADNFEYTDPVDSTITRNQGLRIIFSDGSRIIYRLSGTGSEGATVRVYIDSYEKEHIFEVTQVMLAPLATIALKISQLHHRTGRSGPSVIT from the exons ATGGACAACAGTCCCCTGCAGGTCCTGACCATCCCTACAGCCCCCTACCCAGACCAGAGACCTGGCACCAATGGTCTAAGGAAGAAGGTGTTCGTCTTCCAGTCCAGGAGGAACTACTTGCACAACTTCATCCAGAGTATCTTCTCCTCCATCGACCTGCGAGACCGCCAGGGGTCAActgtggtggtggggggtgATGGACGCTTCTTCAACCAAACAGCTATTGAGGTCATCGGGCAGATGGCAGCTGCCAATGGG GTTGGTCGTCTCATCATTGGACACCATGGGATAATGTCCACACCTGCCATCTCCTGTGTGATCAGGAAATACAAAGCCATCGGAGGCATCGTCCTCACTGCCAGCCACAACCCCGGAGGACCTGATGGAGACTTTGGCATCAAGTTTAATACAGCAAATGGAG GCCCGGCTAATGATGGAGTCACAAACAAGATCTTTCAGATCAGCAGGACGATTGAGGAGTTTGCGATTTGCCCTGGACTGAAAGTGGATCTGACAACGCTGGGCAAACAGATGTTTGATCTTGAGAACAAGTTCAAACCCTTCACAG TTGAAATTGTGGACTCGGTGGAATCGTACGCCAACTTGTTGAGGAACATATTTGACTTTTCTGCTCTGAAGGAGCTTCTGTCTGGTCAAAACCACATCAAGATAAGACTGGATGCCATGCATGGAG TGATGGGACCGTATGTGAGGAGAATAATCTGTGAGGAGCTTGGCTGTCCAGCTAACTCTGCAATAAACTGTGTCCCATTGgaggactttgggggtcaaTACCCAGACCCTAACCTCACCTATGCTGCAGAACTAATGGACAGCATGAGGGACGGGCAGTATGACTTTGGGGCAGCTTTTGATGGTGATGGG GACCGTAACATGATCCTGGGTAAGCACGGCTTCTTTGTCACCCCACCTGACTCTGTGGCTGTGATTGCTGACAACATCTTCTGCATCCCGTACTTCCAGCACACAGGGGTGAGAGGCTTCGCCCGCAGCATGCCCACAAGTGCAGCCTtagacag agtagcaaaagcaacaaaaatagagtTATATGAAACTCCCACTGGGTGGAAGTTCTTTGGGAACCTGATGGATGCAGGCAGACTGTCTCTGTGTGGAGAGGAAAGCTTTGGTACAG GTGGAGATCACATCCGGGAGAAAGATGGGCTTTGGGCCGTGCTGGCATGGCTGTCCATCCTGGCCTACAGAAGGCAGGGTGTGGAGGATATTCTTAAGGACCACTGGATGAAATATGGAAGAAACTACTTTACTAG ATACGACTATGAAAATGTAGATATAGACGCAGCCTGTGAGATGATGGAGGATTTGGAGATTTTGATCGCAGATAAATCCTTTGCACGACAAAGATTTGCTGTGGAAGACAAAATCTaccaggtggagaaagcagacaACTTCGAGTACACAGATCCTGTGgacagcaccatcaccaggaACCAG GGTCTGCGGATAATATTCTCTGATGGCTCTCGGATCATCTACAGACTCAGCGGGACGGGGAGTGAAGGGGCGACGGTTAGAGTCTACATAGACAGCTATGAGAAGGAGCACATCTTTGAAGTGACACAG